A region of bacterium DNA encodes the following proteins:
- the secY gene encoding preprotein translocase subunit SecY gives MLEGFGSASRLPELRKRLLFTAGALAVYRLGCAVPTPGIDGQALSQFFDEARSNIFQLVNLFSGGALERFSIFALGIMPYISASIILQLLTVVIPYLEKLSKEGEAGRRKITQYTRYGTIGLALVQGFFIAMGLESIQAPGGGSVVYQPGWSFRLMTVITLTTGTAFIMWLGEQMTERGIGNGISMIIFAGIVASIPSAGVLSLEYLRSGEMSLFAALTMAVIMIVVVAAIIFMERGQRRIPVQYAKRVVGRRMYSGQTSHLPLKINTAGVIPPIFASSILLFPATIAGMFPDSAAAQWVSGALTPGSWIYNLVDVGLIVFFCYFYTAVTFNPTDVADNLKKFGGYIPGIRPGQRTAEYIDRILVRITLAGALYIAAVVVLPSILIARFRVPFYFGGTALLIVVGVALDTVAAMETHMISRSYEGFMKKGRIRGRR, from the coding sequence GTGCTTGAAGGGTTCGGCAGCGCCTCGCGCCTGCCCGAGCTGCGCAAGCGGCTGCTCTTCACGGCCGGCGCGCTGGCGGTCTATCGCCTCGGCTGCGCCGTGCCGACGCCCGGTATCGACGGCCAGGCGCTCTCGCAGTTCTTCGACGAGGCGCGCAGCAACATCTTCCAGCTGGTGAACCTCTTCTCGGGCGGCGCGCTCGAGCGCTTCTCGATCTTCGCGCTCGGCATCATGCCGTACATCAGCGCGAGCATCATCCTCCAGCTGCTGACGGTCGTCATTCCCTACCTGGAGAAGCTCTCCAAGGAAGGCGAGGCCGGCCGGCGCAAGATCACGCAGTACACGCGCTACGGCACGATCGGGCTCGCGCTCGTCCAGGGCTTCTTCATCGCCATGGGCCTCGAGAGCATCCAGGCGCCGGGCGGCGGCAGCGTGGTCTACCAGCCCGGCTGGTCGTTCCGCCTGATGACGGTCATCACGCTCACGACCGGTACCGCGTTCATCATGTGGCTCGGCGAGCAGATGACCGAACGCGGCATCGGCAACGGTATCTCGATGATCATCTTCGCCGGTATCGTGGCCAGCATCCCGTCGGCCGGCGTGCTGTCGCTCGAGTATCTGCGGTCGGGTGAGATGTCGCTGTTCGCGGCCCTCACGATGGCGGTCATCATGATCGTCGTCGTCGCCGCGATCATCTTCATGGAACGCGGCCAGCGGCGCATCCCGGTGCAGTACGCGAAGCGGGTCGTGGGCCGGCGCATGTACAGCGGACAGACGTCGCACCTGCCGCTCAAGATCAACACCGCCGGTGTCATTCCGCCGATCTTCGCGTCGTCGATCCTGCTGTTCCCGGCCACGATCGCCGGCATGTTCCCGGACAGCGCCGCCGCCCAGTGGGTATCGGGTGCGCTCACGCCGGGCAGCTGGATCTACAACCTCGTCGACGTCGGGCTGATCGTCTTCTTCTGCTATTTCTACACCGCCGTCACCTTCAACCCGACCGACGTGGCGGACAACCTGAAGAAGTTCGGCGGCTACATTCCCGGCATTCGCCCGGGACAGCGCACGGCCGAGTACATCGACCGGATCCTCGTGCGCATCACGCTCGCAGGCGCGCTGTACATCGCTGCCGTCGTGGTGCTGCCGAGCATCCTGATCGCCCGCTTCCGCGTGCCGTTCTACTTCGGCGGTACGGCCTTGCTGATCGTCGTCGGCGTCGCGCTCGACACCGTCGCCGCGATGGAGACCCACATGATCTCTCGCAGCTACGAGGGCTTCATGAAGAAGGGCCGGATCCGGGGGCGGCGGTAG